The proteins below come from a single Bubalus kerabau isolate K-KA32 ecotype Philippines breed swamp buffalo chromosome 19, PCC_UOA_SB_1v2, whole genome shotgun sequence genomic window:
- the MKRN3 gene encoding probable E3 ubiquitin-protein ligase makorin-3 isoform X1 translates to MEEPAAPKEPHEAAGASGGAEAAGGGASRPTLPVRPVSRWSSAPGPSPFRPSRLRPAQASWGGAGPSWLQSRSTGSWTKQVVCRYYLHGLCKEGEKCRYSHDLSGRQAAAEGPGSQPQASADSGPSTAAHMDPLPQQVAEAPPAASSCSLPMIGSAGERGLFEAKTDNAGLEAAGGAGVEGWENAVEFVPGQPYRGRMVPYVSEAPLQSSMIERGQIVLGMGRQLCRDAIAGQCFRGQSCIYLHGDICDMCGLPVLHPLDGAQRADHVKACIEAHEKNMELSFAVQRSADKVCGICMEVVYEKANRNDCRFGILSSCNHTYCLKCIRKWRSARQFGSRVIKSCPQCRVMSTFVIPSEFWVEEEEEKQKLIQQYLEALSHKTCRYFVRGRVCPFGENCFYKHVYPEGQGEEPQQQGTEASGTCHWEPLEPLQVGEGNMPFKSSRKELVMLWLANLLCKCFHQELCAPLHRGLVGLTSL, encoded by the coding sequence TCCGCCCATCACGTCTGAGGCCTGCCCAAGCCTCATGGGGAGGGGCCGGGCCCAGCTGGCTGCAGAGCCGGAGCACTGGCAGCTGGACAAAGCAAGTCGTCTGCAGGTATTATCTTCATGGGCTGTGCAAGGAGGGGGAGAAGTGCCGATACTCCCATGACCTCTCGGGCCGGCAGGCGGCCGCGGAGGGCCCTGGCTCGCAACCCCAGGCCTCTGCAGACAGCGGCCCTAGCACGGCTGCGCACATGGACCCCCTGCCTCAGCAAGTGGCGGAAGCCCCCCCTGCTGCTTCCTCATGCTCCTTGCCTATGATTGGCTCGGCTGGTGAAAGGGGTTTGTTTGAAGCCAAGACAGACAATGCAGGCCTTGAAGCTGCTGGAGGAGCAGGTGTAGAAGGCTGGGAGAATGCCGTTGAATTTGTTCCTGGGCAACCCTACCGGGGCCGCATGGTCCCTTATGTTTCCGAGGCTCCTCTGCAGAGCTCGATGATTGAGAGGGGGCAGATTGTCTTGGGCATGGGGAGGCAGCTTTGCCGTGATGCTATCGCGGGGCAGTGCTTTCGTGGGCAGAGCTGTATTTATCTCCATGGAGATATATGTGATATGTGTGGGCTGCCGGTCTTACACCCCTTGGATGGTGCCCAGAGGGCAGACCATGTAAAGGCCTGCATTGAAGCACACGAAAAGAATATGGAGCTCTCTTTTGCCGTGCAGCGCAGTGCGGACAAAGTGTGTGGCATCTGCATGGAGGTTGTCTATGAGAAAGCCAACCGGAATGATTGCCGCTTTGGCATCCTCTCCAGCTGCAACCACACCTACTGTCTTAAGTGTATCCGCAAGTGGAGAAGTGCCAGACAATTTGGGAGCAGAGTTATCAAGTCCTGCCCTCAGTGCAGGGTCATGTCCACCTTTGTCATTCCCAGTGAGTTCtgggtggaggaggaagaagagaagcagaaacttATTCAGCAGTACTTGGAGGCTTTGAGTCACAAGACCTGCAGGTATTTTGTTCGAGGCAGGGTCTGCCCATTTGGAGAGAACTGTTTTTACAAACATGTGTATCCTGAGGGCCAGGGAGAGGAGCCTCAGCAGCAGGGTACTGAGGCGTCTGGTACTTGCCATTGGGAACCTTTGGAGCCTCTGCAGGTGGGAGAGGGCAACATGCCCTTTAAAAGCAGTAGAAAAGAGCTTGTCATGCTTTGGCTGGCCAATCTGTTGTGTAAGTGTTTTCACCAGGAGCTATGCGCTCCCCTTCACAGAGGTCTGGTGGGACTTACCTCATTGTGA